Proteins encoded together in one Kitasatospora albolonga window:
- a CDS encoding transcriptional regulator, which translates to MTQSVPPRTTSTDLLVLHALRCIGFSGIAGVAGATGLPEADVESELIDLAVAGLVTRTAGDFGGWGLTEAGRAADAGRIAQEVAAAGVRTRLTSAFDRFMVLNPELLDLCTAWQTRTVDGALTMNDHGDPSYDARVLGLFTEFHRRAEPVCAELSGALARFGRYPVRLADALARARAGEPAAVADSTSSYHTVWFHLHEDLLATLGIPRH; encoded by the coding sequence ATGACCCAGTCCGTTCCGCCCCGTACGACCAGCACCGACCTGCTGGTCCTGCACGCCCTCCGCTGCATCGGCTTCTCCGGAATCGCCGGGGTGGCCGGGGCGACGGGGCTCCCCGAGGCCGACGTCGAATCGGAGCTGATCGATCTCGCCGTGGCCGGACTCGTCACCCGTACCGCCGGGGACTTCGGCGGATGGGGGCTTACGGAGGCCGGGCGGGCGGCGGACGCCGGGCGGATCGCCCAGGAGGTGGCGGCTGCCGGGGTCCGGACCCGGCTGACCTCGGCGTTCGACCGGTTCATGGTGCTCAACCCCGAGCTGCTCGACCTCTGCACGGCCTGGCAGACCCGCACCGTGGACGGCGCCCTGACGATGAACGACCACGGTGACCCGTCCTACGACGCCCGGGTGCTCGGCCTGTTCACGGAGTTCCACCGGCGCGCCGAGCCGGTCTGCGCCGAGCTGTCCGGGGCGCTGGCCCGCTTCGGGCGCTACCCCGTCCGGCTCGCCGACGCCCTGGCCCGCGCGCGGGCGGGCGAGCCGGCGGCGGTGGCGGACAGCACCTCCTCGTACCACACCGTCTGGTTCCACCTGCACGAGGACCTGCTGGCCACGCTCGGCATCCCGCGCCACTGA
- a CDS encoding cold-shock protein — protein sequence MVTGRVVRFDSTRGYGFIAPETGGDDVFLHVNDMQVPEALISAGVMVEFRIEEGERGPKASEVRLAPGESGRQAAPYDDSLCDVLSTAEFTREVTEALLAAAPSLTGQQILQVRSGLAQFAKNHGWTED from the coding sequence ATGGTGACTGGTCGTGTGGTGCGTTTCGACAGTACGAGGGGGTACGGGTTCATCGCCCCCGAAACCGGTGGGGACGATGTATTCCTGCACGTGAACGATATGCAGGTGCCCGAAGCACTGATCAGTGCCGGTGTGATGGTGGAGTTCCGGATCGAGGAGGGCGAGCGGGGCCCGAAGGCGTCGGAGGTCCGCCTCGCCCCCGGGGAGAGCGGCAGGCAGGCCGCCCCGTACGACGACTCGCTCTGCGATGTGCTCAGCACGGCGGAGTTCACGCGGGAGGTCACCGAGGCCCTGCTCGCGGCGGCGCCCTCGCTCACCGGGCAGCAGATCCTCCAGGTCCGCAGCGGGCTGGCCCAGTTCGCGAAGAACCACGGCTGGACCGAGGACTGA
- a CDS encoding non-ribosomal peptide synthetase, whose amino-acid sequence MTDNGATGRPVRDIADIYELSPIQQGLLYEQLAQPGLGIYVEQLELEFSGTMHPEHFERAWQLVVDRHPILRTSFHWRKNGTAVQVVHGSAELPLETLDWRDLDGRTQRERLRASLDAERAEGFDLADVPLMRSTLIRRADDRWTFSWRFSHLLMDGWSFTLAIQDFIDHYRTLCRGGRPAPPPGRPYRDYLSWWRDRDPEKAREFWREELAGYRPVEQVDLGGTDVPPGEPTHAHFEHVLGDLAPRLTALARSEQLTLATLAQGAWFVVLGRFLGRTDLACGITMAHRPADLVGSEDILGPMIATLPLRRRLEPTAVLRTWLREFGTYVMEASGHSAVPLTEMQSLLGTDSAVPVLQSSVSYENVPMPDFDLADVGAEMTGLSYDGRPHFPITMVIMPGADMPLRVVHDRRKVSDEMAERFAAEVVAVLTQMIERPEVTLGELTFLSTPEPATTPLTEPGTEPLHETFRHHARLRPEAVAVRCGSRTLTYRELDAYSDRIAAALRERCPDAARVGLCLPRSAELVAAMIGVLKAGAAYVPLDPEYPADRLADVLADSGAELVLTDGAPDGSLTTGGARVVTLADVDRQPSGDVPPVACGPGTPAYLLHTSGSTGRPKGVPITHRHVQSLLAAGREVFGFTAEDVWTFAHSFAFDYSVWEIWGALGNGASLVVVDRETGRDPRALARLVAEERVTVLSETPSLFEHLVPELPDDTALRRVFLGGDRLDPALLRPWFARSGGRDIELYNLYGVTEATVVSTYHLVREEDVRTDRPVPIGRALPNQRVYLLDEHDRPVPVGATGQLCVAGPAVAAGYHDRDRLTAERFAVDPLSDPPTGPMYRTGDLATTTPQGELRFLGRADAQVKVRGFRVEPGEIEAALREAPGVRSATVAVHGTGGAQRLVGYAVPHGPLQEPDLGPDRSDGRDPDRAAGPRLAEPLRELLRARLPEHMVPVAVYWIDRIPTTPGGKVDISALPVPDTATAARFIAPRTGTERLLTGLLAELLQIPDVGVGDGLGELGLNSLGAMRLTARLRGEHALDLAVSDLLAARTVGELARAVEAVRPVAAEEAR is encoded by the coding sequence ATGACGGACAACGGCGCAACCGGGCGGCCTGTCCGCGATATCGCGGACATCTACGAACTCTCGCCGATCCAGCAGGGCCTGCTCTACGAGCAGCTGGCTCAGCCGGGGCTCGGTATCTATGTGGAACAGCTGGAGCTGGAGTTCTCCGGGACGATGCACCCGGAACACTTCGAGCGGGCCTGGCAGCTGGTCGTCGACCGGCACCCGATCCTGCGCACCTCCTTCCACTGGCGCAAGAACGGCACCGCCGTGCAGGTCGTGCACGGCTCCGCCGAACTGCCGCTGGAGACGCTCGACTGGCGCGATCTCGACGGACGGACCCAGCGGGAGAGGCTGCGGGCCTCCCTGGACGCCGAACGGGCCGAGGGGTTCGACCTCGCCGATGTGCCGTTGATGCGCAGCACGCTGATCCGGCGGGCCGACGACCGGTGGACGTTCTCCTGGCGGTTCTCCCACCTGCTGATGGACGGCTGGTCGTTCACGCTGGCCATCCAGGACTTCATCGACCACTACCGGACGCTGTGCCGGGGAGGGCGGCCCGCCCCGCCGCCGGGCCGCCCCTACCGCGACTACCTCTCCTGGTGGCGCGACCGGGACCCCGAGAAGGCACGGGAGTTCTGGCGCGAGGAGCTGGCGGGCTACCGGCCGGTCGAGCAGGTGGACCTGGGCGGGACCGACGTCCCCCCGGGCGAGCCCACCCATGCCCACTTCGAGCACGTCCTCGGCGATCTGGCTCCCCGGCTGACCGCACTGGCCCGCTCGGAACAGCTGACACTCGCCACGCTGGCCCAGGGCGCCTGGTTCGTCGTCCTGGGCCGCTTCCTCGGCCGTACGGATCTGGCCTGCGGGATCACCATGGCGCACCGGCCCGCCGACCTGGTCGGCTCCGAGGACATCCTGGGGCCGATGATCGCCACCCTGCCGCTGCGCCGGAGGCTGGAACCCACGGCGGTGCTGCGGACCTGGCTGCGGGAGTTCGGCACGTACGTCATGGAGGCGAGCGGACACAGCGCCGTCCCGCTCACCGAGATGCAGTCCCTGCTCGGTACGGACTCCGCGGTCCCGGTCCTCCAGAGCAGCGTCTCCTACGAGAACGTGCCGATGCCGGACTTCGACCTCGCGGACGTCGGGGCGGAGATGACCGGACTGAGCTACGACGGCAGGCCCCATTTCCCCATCACCATGGTGATCATGCCGGGCGCCGACATGCCGCTGCGGGTCGTCCACGACCGCCGGAAGGTCTCCGACGAGATGGCGGAGCGGTTCGCCGCCGAAGTCGTCGCCGTACTGACGCAGATGATCGAACGCCCCGAAGTGACTCTGGGAGAGCTGACCTTCCTCAGCACCCCGGAGCCCGCGACCACCCCTCTCACCGAGCCGGGCACCGAACCCCTCCACGAGACCTTCCGGCACCACGCGCGGCTGCGCCCGGAGGCGGTCGCCGTACGCTGCGGAAGCCGTACGCTCACCTACCGGGAGCTCGACGCGTACTCCGACCGGATCGCCGCCGCCCTGCGTGAGCGGTGTCCGGACGCGGCCCGCGTGGGCCTGTGCCTGCCCCGCTCCGCCGAACTGGTCGCCGCCATGATCGGGGTGCTCAAGGCCGGTGCCGCCTACGTCCCCCTGGACCCGGAGTACCCGGCGGACCGGCTGGCCGACGTGCTGGCCGACTCGGGGGCGGAACTGGTGCTCACCGACGGCGCGCCGGACGGCTCGCTCACGACGGGCGGGGCCCGGGTGGTCACCCTCGCCGACGTGGACCGGCAGCCGTCCGGTGACGTTCCACCGGTGGCCTGCGGCCCCGGCACGCCCGCCTACCTCCTCCACACCTCGGGCTCGACCGGACGGCCGAAGGGCGTGCCGATCACCCACCGCCACGTACAGAGCCTGCTGGCCGCGGGCCGCGAGGTCTTCGGCTTCACGGCGGAGGACGTGTGGACCTTCGCGCACTCCTTCGCCTTCGACTACTCGGTGTGGGAGATCTGGGGCGCGCTGGGCAACGGCGCCTCGCTCGTCGTGGTGGACCGGGAGACCGGACGCGATCCGCGCGCCCTGGCCCGGCTGGTCGCCGAGGAGCGGGTGACGGTGCTCAGCGAGACCCCCTCGCTCTTCGAGCACCTGGTGCCCGAACTGCCCGACGACACCGCGCTGCGCCGGGTCTTCCTCGGCGGCGACCGGCTGGACCCCGCGCTCCTGCGGCCCTGGTTCGCCCGGTCCGGCGGCCGGGACATCGAGCTGTACAACCTCTACGGGGTCACCGAGGCCACCGTGGTCTCCACCTACCACCTCGTGCGCGAGGAGGACGTACGGACCGACCGGCCGGTCCCGATCGGCCGCGCGCTGCCCAACCAGCGGGTGTACCTCCTGGACGAGCACGACCGCCCCGTACCGGTGGGCGCCACCGGCCAGTTGTGCGTGGCCGGTCCCGCGGTCGCCGCGGGCTACCACGACCGGGACCGGCTCACCGCGGAGCGTTTCGCCGTCGACCCGCTGAGCGACCCGCCGACCGGCCCCATGTACCGCACCGGTGACCTCGCCACCACCACCCCTCAGGGGGAGCTCCGCTTCCTCGGCCGCGCCGACGCGCAGGTCAAGGTGCGCGGCTTCCGCGTCGAACCGGGCGAGATCGAGGCCGCGTTGCGCGAGGCGCCGGGGGTGCGGTCGGCGACGGTGGCCGTCCACGGAACCGGTGGAGCACAGCGGCTCGTTGGTTACGCCGTACCTCATGGCCCGCTCCAGGAACCGGACTTGGGCCCGGACCGGAGCGACGGACGTGACCCGGACCGGGCCGCCGGTCCCCGGCTCGCCGAACCGCTGCGGGAGCTCCTGCGCGCACGGCTGCCCGAGCACATGGTGCCGGTCGCGGTGTACTGGATCGACCGGATTCCCACCACCCCGGGCGGCAAGGTGGACATCTCCGCCCTGCCGGTACCGGACACCGCGACGGCCGCCCGGTTCATCGCCCCGAGGACCGGGACCGAACGGCTGCTCACCGGGCTGCTGGCGGAGCTCCTCCAGATCCCGGACGTGGGCGTGGGCGACGGGCTGGGCGAGCTGGGCCTGAACTCGCTCGGCGCGATGCGGCTGACCGCCCGGCTGCGCGGTGAGCACGCGCTCGACCTGGCGGTGAGCGATCTGCTGGCCGCCCGTACGGTCGGGGAGCTGGCGCGTGCGGTGGAGGCCGTACGCCCGGTCGCGGCGGAGGAGGCCCGGTGA
- a CDS encoding pyruvate, phosphate dikinase — protein sequence MTWIHPLSAEVEETADVLGGKAHGLIALRRLGLPVPPGFVIGTGACRAFLRTGRLPDGLGAELAAAVAALETATQRRLGGLRRPLAVSVRSGGRVSMPGMMSTVLNLGLTTAATAALADETGDPRFALDARLRFLTGFASEVVGVGPESLARVDRTPAGPDTGTDRLAEAIEDVGRIVAEHGGAPVPDDAARQLELAVAAVFSSWNTPRARTYRELHGIPHDLGTAVTVQAMVFGNRDRHSGTGVAFSRDPTTGEHVPYGEALFGRQGSDVVSGASLTEPLGELAVREPAVWDRLLSALHRLEEHHHDACYVEFTYEAGELWLLQVRPGRFTGRAGVRVAVDLADAGTIGRDEALLRVAPGHLAHVRTPRITAVGPGALFTRGLGASPGVAVGRLATTADRAVRLAAGGPVVLLRPETSPLDLHGLAAAAGVVTARGGPASHAAVVARSMGKPAVVGAAGLTVDAAAGSVRAGGRTLAEGTLIALDGTGGEVVVGTPRIAASSADAQLDRLLAWADDVTGDTAPGREASERLASAQAVLRRTGHGSTSPG from the coding sequence ATGACCTGGATTCACCCGCTCTCGGCCGAGGTCGAGGAGACGGCGGACGTCCTCGGCGGCAAGGCGCACGGGCTGATCGCGCTCCGCCGCCTGGGGCTGCCGGTGCCGCCGGGGTTCGTCATCGGTACGGGGGCGTGCCGCGCCTTCCTCCGTACCGGACGGCTGCCCGACGGCCTCGGCGCCGAACTGGCGGCGGCCGTCGCCGCTCTCGAAACCGCCACGCAGCGCAGACTCGGCGGCCTCCGGCGGCCGCTCGCGGTGTCCGTCCGCTCGGGCGGCAGGGTGTCGATGCCCGGCATGATGAGCACCGTCCTCAACCTCGGGCTCACCACCGCCGCGACCGCCGCCCTGGCCGACGAGACGGGCGACCCGCGGTTCGCGCTCGACGCACGGCTGAGGTTCCTGACCGGCTTCGCCTCCGAGGTCGTCGGGGTGGGCCCGGAGAGCCTGGCGCGCGTCGACCGTACGCCCGCCGGACCGGACACTGGCACGGACCGCCTCGCCGAGGCGATCGAGGACGTCGGGCGGATCGTCGCGGAGCACGGCGGCGCCCCCGTTCCCGACGACGCCGCCCGGCAGTTGGAGCTGGCCGTCGCGGCCGTGTTCTCGTCCTGGAACACCCCGCGCGCCCGGACCTACCGCGAACTGCACGGCATACCGCACGACTTGGGCACCGCCGTGACCGTACAGGCGATGGTCTTCGGCAATCGCGACCGGCACAGCGGGACGGGCGTCGCGTTCAGCCGTGATCCCACCACCGGGGAGCATGTCCCTTACGGCGAGGCCCTGTTCGGCCGCCAGGGCAGCGACGTCGTCTCGGGCGCGTCACTGACCGAACCGCTGGGCGAACTGGCCGTCCGCGAACCCGCGGTGTGGGACCGTCTGCTGTCCGCCCTGCACCGGCTGGAGGAGCACCACCACGACGCGTGCTACGTCGAGTTCACCTACGAGGCGGGCGAACTGTGGCTGCTCCAGGTGCGGCCCGGGCGGTTCACCGGGCGCGCCGGGGTCCGGGTCGCGGTCGACCTCGCCGACGCGGGCACGATCGGGCGCGACGAGGCGCTGCTCCGCGTCGCACCGGGGCACCTCGCCCACGTACGTACGCCCCGGATCACGGCGGTCGGACCCGGCGCCCTGTTCACCCGGGGGCTGGGCGCCTCCCCCGGTGTCGCCGTCGGCCGGCTGGCGACCACCGCCGACCGCGCGGTGCGGCTGGCGGCGGGCGGCCCGGTCGTCCTGCTGCGCCCCGAGACCTCCCCGCTCGACCTGCACGGCCTGGCGGCCGCCGCCGGGGTCGTCACCGCGCGCGGCGGCCCGGCCAGCCACGCGGCCGTCGTGGCGCGGTCGATGGGGAAACCCGCCGTCGTGGGTGCCGCGGGCCTCACGGTCGATGCCGCCGCCGGCTCTGTCCGGGCGGGCGGACGGACGCTGGCCGAGGGCACGCTGATCGCCCTCGACGGGACGGGCGGGGAGGTCGTCGTCGGCACACCCCGCATCGCCGCGTCCTCGGCCGACGCACAGCTGGACCGGCTGCTGGCCTGGGCCGACGACGTCACGGGCGATACGGCCCCGGGCCGCGAGGCATCCGAACGCCTCGCCTCGGCACAGGCCGTCCTCCGGCGGACCGGTCACGGGTCCACGTCCCCGGGGTGA
- a CDS encoding thioesterase, with translation MTEPLRLLCFPYAGGNAQTYVRWRRHLGPDIEVCPMQLPGHGERIGETPRHRWDDLLADVRTRLASRTDRPVALFGHSLGALLAFECARILVAEHGIQPVRLLVSGHRAPHLPLREEVLHHLPDPEFLARLSERSRTLRALTDPEFRKLLLPMLRADFTASETYAYVERPPLSCPVTALGGEQDADVSLAELSAWQRHTTGPFELAAFEGDHFFVDDAWKTVVATVGDRLNPRTGSTRR, from the coding sequence GTGACTGAGCCCCTGCGCCTGCTCTGCTTCCCCTACGCGGGCGGCAACGCCCAGACGTACGTCCGGTGGCGGCGGCACCTGGGGCCGGACATCGAGGTGTGCCCCATGCAACTGCCCGGCCACGGCGAGCGGATCGGCGAGACGCCCCGGCACCGCTGGGACGATCTGCTGGCCGACGTCCGGACCAGGCTGGCCAGTCGGACGGACCGGCCGGTCGCGCTGTTCGGGCACAGCCTCGGCGCCCTGCTGGCCTTCGAGTGCGCCCGGATACTGGTGGCCGAGCACGGCATCCAGCCGGTGCGGCTGCTGGTGTCGGGCCACCGGGCGCCCCATCTGCCCCTGCGCGAGGAGGTCCTGCACCACCTGCCGGACCCGGAGTTCCTGGCGAGGCTCAGTGAACGGTCGCGCACGCTAAGGGCGTTGACCGACCCCGAGTTCCGCAAGCTCCTCCTGCCCATGCTGCGGGCCGACTTCACCGCCTCGGAGACCTACGCGTACGTGGAGAGACCGCCGTTGAGCTGCCCGGTCACCGCCCTGGGCGGTGAGCAGGACGCGGATGTGAGCCTGGCGGAGCTCTCCGCCTGGCAGCGGCACACCACGGGCCCGTTCGAGCTGGCCGCGTTCGAGGGGGACCACTTCTTCGTCGACGACGCCTGGAAGACGGTGGTGGCCACGGTCGGCGACCGGCTGAACCCCCGCACCGGGAGCACGCGGAGGTGA
- a CDS encoding acyl-CoA dehydrogenase, with protein sequence MNAAPGQPATDHPGSPENQRWRERVRRFAEEEIAPLSAKMDRTAALDATLRERLFSEGLMSVEIPRGYGGTGGTLCQLILTVEEVARVDPGVAVGVHVHNVLVAGTLLRHASGDQRRQYLPQLATGRIGAFALSEEQAGSDAFALATVARQEGAGYVLSGRKRWTSNARNADLLLVFALADDGGPTAFVVPADAPGVSLDHRVEQMGVRAAATSDVVLDRTPVRTAQRIGPPGGGQTVAMAGLDLGRLGIAAQMVGLAQGALDVAVGYSRVREQFGSRIADYQGVQFPLADVASRLAAARALLYQAVGLCGRGTDPVELMRLTAMAKYIASDVAERAASVAVETLGGNGYTDAYPVERFYRDAKAGKIYEGTSNVLLRTIASIMTGVNPGD encoded by the coding sequence GTGAACGCGGCACCCGGACAGCCCGCGACGGACCACCCCGGCAGCCCGGAGAACCAGCGGTGGCGGGAGCGGGTCCGGCGGTTCGCCGAGGAGGAGATCGCCCCGCTCTCCGCGAAGATGGACCGGACGGCCGCACTGGACGCCACCCTGCGCGAACGCCTGTTCTCCGAGGGGCTGATGTCGGTGGAGATCCCGCGCGGCTACGGAGGTACGGGCGGGACCCTGTGCCAGCTGATCCTCACCGTCGAGGAGGTGGCCCGGGTCGATCCCGGCGTCGCCGTCGGGGTCCATGTGCACAACGTCCTCGTCGCCGGAACGCTGCTCCGGCACGCCTCGGGCGACCAGCGCAGGCAGTACCTCCCGCAGCTGGCCACCGGGAGGATCGGCGCCTTCGCCCTCTCCGAGGAGCAGGCGGGCAGCGACGCGTTCGCCCTGGCCACCGTCGCCCGCCAGGAGGGCGCGGGCTATGTGCTCAGCGGCCGCAAGCGGTGGACCAGCAACGCGCGCAACGCCGATCTGCTCCTCGTCTTCGCCCTGGCCGACGACGGCGGCCCGACGGCGTTCGTGGTCCCCGCCGACGCGCCCGGGGTCTCCCTGGACCACCGGGTGGAGCAGATGGGGGTGAGGGCGGCGGCCACATCGGACGTGGTCCTGGACCGGACCCCGGTCCGTACCGCCCAGCGCATCGGCCCGCCCGGCGGTGGCCAGACGGTGGCGATGGCCGGACTGGACCTCGGGCGGCTCGGTATCGCCGCGCAGATGGTCGGGCTCGCCCAGGGCGCCCTGGACGTGGCGGTCGGCTACAGCAGGGTCCGCGAGCAGTTCGGCAGCCGGATAGCCGACTACCAGGGCGTCCAGTTCCCGCTGGCCGATGTGGCCAGCAGGCTGGCGGCGGCCAGGGCGCTGCTGTACCAGGCGGTCGGCCTCTGCGGCCGGGGCACCGACCCCGTCGAGCTGATGCGGCTGACCGCCATGGCGAAGTACATCGCGTCCGACGTGGCCGAACGGGCGGCCTCGGTGGCCGTGGAGACCCTCGGCGGGAACGGCTACACCGACGCCTACCCGGTCGAGCGGTTCTACCGGGATGCCAAGGCCGGAAAGATCTACGAGGGCACCTCCAACGTCCTGCTCCGCACCATCGCCTCGATCATGACGGGGGTGAACCCGGGTGACTGA